A DNA window from bacterium contains the following coding sequences:
- a CDS encoding 6-phosphofructokinase, translated as MNIGVLTSGGDCPGMNAAYRSVARVGLSKGHKLVAFKWGYKGLIDGDAKVVSYLDVADILQRGGTVLGSARSEEFETEEGRQKAYESIKAWELDCLIVIGGDGSLKGALALSRLGVRLIGIPKTIDNDVPELDTTIGFDTACNTVVDSLTRLRDTAASHHRAFIVETMGRGSGWLALSSGIAGGADIILIPEMPVDYDVIAREVEHRLENWGTYVIIVVAEGFARGRDVKNELDKHLKVPVDMRVTVLGHVQRGGSPTAFDRVLASRLGYEAVVAAEEGEDGIYVGLSGNVIRRFPLSRLEGDKRAIDPSLYELSRIIK; from the coding sequence ATGAACATCGGAGTTCTTACGAGCGGCGGCGATTGCCCTGGCATGAACGCTGCGTATCGTTCTGTTGCGCGCGTTGGATTGTCCAAAGGTCATAAGCTTGTCGCGTTCAAATGGGGCTATAAGGGCCTCATCGACGGTGACGCAAAGGTGGTGTCTTACCTTGACGTTGCGGATATCTTGCAGCGTGGCGGAACGGTGCTGGGCAGCGCGCGCAGCGAGGAATTTGAAACGGAAGAAGGCCGTCAAAAAGCTTACGAATCTATAAAAGCCTGGGAATTGGATTGCCTAATCGTTATTGGCGGGGACGGCAGTCTCAAGGGAGCGCTCGCGCTTTCGCGGCTGGGAGTCAGGCTGATTGGCATCCCGAAAACAATCGACAACGATGTGCCGGAATTGGATACGACAATTGGATTCGACACCGCGTGCAACACGGTTGTGGATTCGCTTACAAGGCTGCGTGACACCGCGGCGAGCCACCACAGGGCGTTTATAGTGGAAACGATGGGGCGCGGCTCGGGCTGGTTGGCGCTGTCCAGCGGGATAGCCGGCGGAGCCGACATCATTCTGATCCCCGAAATGCCTGTAGACTACGACGTGATTGCGCGCGAAGTGGAACACAGGCTGGAAAACTGGGGGACGTACGTGATCATAGTAGTGGCCGAAGGATTCGCGCGGGGCAGAGACGTCAAAAACGAGTTGGATAAGCATTTAAAGGTTCCTGTGGACATGCGCGTAACCGTTTTGGGCCATGTGCAGCGCGGCGGCTCACCCACCGCATTCGATCGCGTACTTGCAAGCAGACTTGGATACGAGGCGGTCGTCGCGGCGGAAGAAGGTGAAGACGGAATTTATGTCGGACTATCCGGAAACGTGATTAGGAGGTTTCCGTTATCAAGGTTGGAAGGGGATAAACGAGCGATAGATCCATCTCTTTACGAGCTTTCGCGGATAATTAAATAG